AATTGTCGCTTGGGATAGACACAGCTTTTGATACACTTGTTTTCCGCTATCATAAGCCTCTGTTTGGATATATATACCGATTATTGCACGATGAAAAATTGGCGGAAGACATTGTTCAAGAAACATTTTTGAAAATCTATCAGCAAGGACTTAAGGGGTTCGTTCCTGATCAATTTAAACCATGGATGTATAAAATCGCGACCAATACTTGTAAAGATTATTGGAGAAAGCCTACATCGCGTCTCGAATATGTGACAGATAAGGATATTGAAGAAAAAGGCAGGGTTCATCATATTATTGATCATCAGCTTGAACGCCAATGGATGGTAGAGTCATTGAATCAACTCTCACTTGATTATCGTACAGTTCTGTATTTACGTTTCTATCAAGGTTTGAAATACTCGGAAATAGCATTGGCATTGGATATTTCTATCAATACTGTTAAAACGCGAATTACGCGTGGGTTAAAGCAGCTTGAAAATATTCTAGTTACGGATGAGCGGAAAGGGGCTGAGGGAATTGAGTAAAGATCAAGAATTATCAAGGTTAGAAAAAGAATGGAAAACTTACTTTGATCGATTTACTGCCCCTGAACCAACGAGAGAAATGACCTTAGATCTGATTCAAAAGATAAAAAATATAGAGCAGGAGCAAAGTCCGGTTGATTTGCGCCTAGAGCTAGAAACGACACAAAATTCTCTTTCAACTAAATCAAAAATAGTGAATATGTTTTTATCACAATTGAATTTCTATGGAACGACAAGTTGGCTGTTAACTGGACTGCTTATGATTGCAATTACTTTTACTATTAGTGAAAATTCAGCTGATGCCATGACTGGATTTTCGAGCTGGATCAAGTGGATTACCCTTCTTGTCATTGGAGTGATTGGCTATTCGTTCCGTCCTAAAAATGAAGGAAATGAAATCATTGAATCGTTAAGTTATTATCCAGTGATTCAACAAATATTTACCCGATTTATGATTGTGATGGGATCCCAATTAGTTTTGACACTGCCATTAAGTCTTTTTGTTGTTGGAAAAGAAGGTACAATATTGTATTTGGTTAGTTCGTTTATACCGATTTTCTTTTTTGGAGTAATCGGTTTTGTTACGATATTTTGGTTAGGGCAAAAAATAGGGTTGTCGATTACACTGTTTATTTGGTTCAGCCAAGTGTTATTAAAGAATAAGCTATTGTTCCAAACACCTGGTGATGATTATTTTCTGACAGTGAATATGATTATTTTAGGAATTTCCATTCTTTTATTAAGCAGTGTTGTATTAAAGAGACGTTTTTCGGTGATCTGGAAATGAGAATAACATTAAATAATGTGGAACATTCGATGGAGGATACAACATGTTTAAGCAGTATTAGTTGTTCATTTACAAAAGGAATTACGTATGTTGTAGGAAAAAATGGAGCTGGAAAAAGTACGCTTTTGAAGCTGCTCACGACGTCGATTCAACCAGGACATGGGGAAATCAATTATACATTATTAGTCAGAGACGAGCAGATTGGGACGTACCGAAGAAAACTAGATATTGAAGAAATTAGGAGAATTATTGGTTTTCTCCCACAACATTTTACCGGTCATATGGATATGACTGTAGAAAGGTATGTAAAATATATTGCATATCATAAAGGGATTCCTCGGGAACTTGTAAAAAAGACTGTTGAACATTGGTTGAAAGAGAGCAATTTAACTCAAATAAAAAAGAGGAAGATTCGCCAACTTTCTGGAGGACAACGGCAAAAAGTTGGTTTAATCCAGGCACTCATAAATCTTCCGCGAATTTGTATTTTAGATGAGCCCTTTGAAGGCCTGGACATTGAGGAGCAGCTCTATTTTCAACGCGTTATTAGGCGGCTTTCTTATCATAGTATCATCATTATTAGCACCCATCTAGTCGACAAGATCCAGCAATCGAGCGAAGATAAATTACTTCACTTAAGCGAAGGGAAATTAGCTTACTTTGGAGGAATGGAGGCACTCGAAGCTGTGACTCAAGGGTTGCAGGAATAATAAACACCCTTTATAGCTCGGTATATCATCGTTTGTGTAAATTAATTCAAAAGTATAGAATCCAACATCTTAGGGGCGGCATGATGTAATAAAGACTAATAAACCCTAATATTTTGGGATTTATAAGCCTTCACTCAATCTAGAGTGTCCGAAAAAGTGACCGATATTATTTAATGAGATTTTTAGAGAGGTCTTTCATTAAGTCAGTGAACTTAATGGAGGCCTCTTTTTTAATGTCTATCTTCTCAACTATATGCTTCTTCAAGTAATACTGCTTTCATTTGTTCATCATTTTCTTATGAAATGTTAAGGAAATTGAAACACTATACCTAACATATCCTGGTTCTTCTAAGAAATGAACAACAGAAGCTTGATAATGTCTAGTAGATTAACACTCCTTAACTTTACTCCTAATAAATAACAGACTACTGTACGAGTTAAATGTTAAACGATATAATGATGAGAGTTTATGCCTGAGTAAATATTTTTATAAGCAGTGAGGTAGAGTATGAAAAAAACAACCACAGACATCATTTTTATTATTATTGGTGCCTTTCTTTTTGCGTTAGGTGTTAATTTATTTGTTATTCCGAACGAGTTTGGGGAAGGCGGGGTAACGGGTATCACAATTATTACCTACTATTTATTTGAGTGGTCACCAGGTTTAGTCAACTTAATTCTGAATGCATTTTTGTTAATTATTGGTTATAAATTTTTGAATAAGATAACAACGATTTATACGATTATTGCTGTAGTTTTTAATTCGCTTTTTCTTCATCTGACAGAAGGTTGGAATATTGCTTCTAATGAATTGATGGTAAATGCCATTTTTGGAGGAATATTTGTAGGGGTCGGGATTGGCCTAATCATTCGGGTTGGCGGAACAACAGCAGGTACTACCATTTTAGCAAGGATAACACATAAGTATTTAGGATGGAGCATTAGCTATGGTCTATTGTTTTTTGATTTAATAGTTGCTTTTTCATCTTATTTTATCATTGGTGCAGAAAAGCTGATGTTGACAATTATTATGCTATATGTCGGAACGAAAGTGATGGAATTTGTAATCGAAGGCTTGAATCCGAAGAAGGCAATTACCATTATTTCTGATAAACCGAATGACATTGCCGAACAGGTGACTACATCAATGGACAGGGGGGTAACCGTATACTCGGGTCATGGTTATTACACAAAAACCCCAAAGGAAATTCTTTATATTGTTATCAGTAAGCAAGAAGTAATAAAGTTGAAACGAATTGTTCAATCTACTGATCCGAATGCTTTCATCGCTATACACGATGTCCGTGATGTGTTCGGAGAAGGATTTATTGATATTTCTAAAGCATAATGAGAGGCTGTTTGATTTCACCACATATTTTTATAATTTATAAGTTGAGTTGAAGGTCTTTATTGAAAGCACTCTGTTGATTGGTGCGGAAGGCACGAAGACTCCTGCGGGAGTACGGGGCAGGGGAGACCCCGCAGGAGCGAAGCGATGAGGAAGCTCCCCCGACACGCCCGCGGAAAGCGAATTGCCTGGAGCGCCAATCAACAGACCTGTTTAAAAGCCTATACACCGATAATACTATACCAAATTAACGCGGTGGATTATTGAAGCAAGTGAATAAAATAAGAGGCTGCCGATAGTTATTCGACAGCCTGAGAAGTGCGTTAACACTTCTCCTGGTAACCGCTAAACTATTTATTAATATTTTTAAAAGAAATTTGTTCCGTTTGCTGCTGGCTAACTTGTTCTGTTTCATAAAATTCTTTTGTGTACTCCGCTTGGACGGCTTGGGCGTTAAGAAGGTTTTCAAGAATCATAATATAATCTGTACATTTTTCTCCTTTAATGCCCAATGTTTCTGCCTGAATGCGGCCGTCAGGCAAAATACGTATCTGAATTTTTTCTTCCATCTGCTCTCTCCTTAGAAATCAATCGTTCTTCCGCCCCGATTAAAACGAACATCATCGGTGTAATCCGGTGCTTGACCGTTGTCTGGGACCATAACAGTCTCCTTTATATACTCTTTCCGGTCTTCTTGGGGTGTGGCTGCAACAGCACGAACATTCGCCCACTCCCGAATTTGTCTTATTTGTTCAGCCTGGGTAACAGATAATGGAACGGTATTCGAAATCGCTCGTTCAAAATCTTCCAGACTAATCGAGCGATTTCCTGAATAGGCTTCAAATAAAGCATCAATGACTAGATGTTCAATCTCCGCTCCGACAAAGCCTTCGCATTGTTTCGCCAGACTTTCTAATACTTCATCGGTTAATTTGAAATAGCCCATTACTTCTGGATCCTTGATGCGCTTGTGGATGTGGACTTTCAGGATTTCTTTTCTTTCTCGGAGAGTCGGAAGATCCACAAAGAAGATTTCATCGAAGCGGCCCTTACGCATCAGTTCCGGCGGCAAACCAGAAATATTGTTGGCAGTCGCAATTACAAATACAGGACTCGTCTTTTCTTGCATCCATGTTAAAAACTGCCCGAAAATCCTGGAAGAGATCCCGCTGTCCCCGCCGTTTGAGATCCCGCTGAACCCCTTTTCAATTTCATCGATCCAAAGGATCGAAGGGGAAATGGCTTCTGCTGTTTTGATTGCCTTTCTCATGTTCTCTTCACTGCTACCGACGATGCCGCTGAAGATTTTCCCCATATCCAGCCGTAAAAGCGGGAGCTGCCACATGGAGCTAATCGATTTACTGATCAAACTTTTTCCGCACCCAGGGACGCCTGTAATCAAAACCCCTTTAGGTGCAGGTAGACCATATTTTCTTGCTGAGTCGAGCCAGGACTTATTTCGCTTGGCCAGCCAACGCTTCAGATTCTCCAGCCCGCCTACATCTTCTATTTTTAAATCGCTCGTAATGAATTCCAGAATACCGGTCTTTTTAATGATTTGTTCTTTCTCTTCTAGAATAATCTCTACATCATGGATGTCCAGCTTTCCGTCTTCTACCATCGCACGGGCAAAGGCATTTTCAGCTTCGGAGAGGGTCAAGCCTAAGGCGGCCTTAGCCAGCCGTTCCTTTTCTTCATTGGTTAAAGAGATTTGAATTCTTCCGCTTTGCTGATTGATTTGGATCATTTCATCAAGAACGGCTTGAATTTCGTTAAAGGACGGGAGATCAAAATCAACTATCGTGATATCCTTGTGCAGATCCTCGGGAATCATCAGAAAAGGAGAAGTAAAGATCACATTAATCGGACTTGGACTTTGCTTGATTTTCCCTAAGATATCCCGTAATTTACGAATAACCTGGAAATCCGGAAGTCTTCCCTGACCGCCAAAATACACATGGAAGTCTTGCAAGACCACGATACAGGGCCTATCATGTTTTTCAATAAACTCCAGCGCCTTTAAAGGCTGTTTGCAATCTCCCACTGTTTGCCTGCTGTGATCTTGTATCCCATTTGTCATTCTCCATGTGAATACTTCCCGCGGCGTTTTAATTAATTCCGTATCCTGGGCAACCGAACGGATCAGTGATAAAACACGGTCTTCCTCCCACGTTTGGATATATAAATACGGAAATCGAGCTTTTAATAGATTTGCTAACAACGTTCGTGTTCTTGCTTGCTTGCCTGTAGCCATACGCATCCTTCCTTTTTTCTCAATTAGTATGTAAAGAAAGTAAGCCAAAAATAATCCGGCTTACCATATTTCATAAAACTAGATTAGAAGTCTATCACTCTTCCAGAAGTAACTTGTTCTTTGTTGTTTTCGCCTTCTGAAAAAACGAGTCGCGGTTTTACTTTTTCAAACGTGTGCTCCTGTAACCCCATTATTTGGGCAAATTGTTCAAAGGATTGGAAACCGCCAATCTCCTGGCGTTTAACGACTGCTTTTTTGGCTAAAATGATTCCAATTTCAGGAATCGCAGCAATTTCCGCTTCAGGCGCTAAATTGATATTGATTTTTTTAACTTCTTTATGTTCCGTTACACCCGGTTGGATTTGCGGGATTACCTGAGAGCTGGTGTCAATTTCTGGCCGGTTATCTCTCTTAGGCTGAGGAGGCTGCGTTTGCAAACGATTAACGCCGCCAAATTTCGCTTCAGCTTCTTGTCTGAGCTTTGAAACTTCTTGATTAATTAATTCATTTTCATGAGATTTTAAGACATCTAACTGGACCAAATAAGCCGGACGAATTTTAAAGGCATGGACAATCGAAACAATCCAAAGGACAAGAGCAATGCCTGCCACTATATCTGGGTCGCTTAAAACTAGAACAAGAATAAAGACTGCTAAATAAATGAAACCATAAATTCTCCAACGTTGATTTTTTACTTTTATTCCCGTATATAAAAATGCGATAAAACTGGTCATACCAATAGGAGGAAACGTTAATAGAATCCACCAGCTATTCGCTAGCTCCCATGTCTTTCCTCTGTCTGTATAATTTTTTGCCAAATCATTCTCCCCCTTTTATCGATTTAAAATATAGGTAAGCTGGATTGAATGATCCTCTAACAAATCCTCATTCTCTAGAATCATTCCCTGTTGTTTTGCCTTTTCTACTAGATTCAGATAGACTTTTTGCTGCAGGTAATGGGTATAGGACGTTTCTACCTTTTCGATCCATTCTTGGAATGAGTTTTTGTCTGCAGATTTCGGTAAAACAAGCGAGTAACACCCCTCCTTGTTCATCATAAAAGACACTTCATTTTCATGAAGCTGTTGAAGTGAATCTAGTGCTCCTACTTCTCGAAACGAACAGCTCCACTCTTCCAGTGCTTGCTTTAAAAGAGACTCATCTTTCATTCGTGTATCGAGGATAGTGAAGTCTTTATTATTTTCTTCTGAAAAATTGGAGATGCCTTCCGCAATTTCTTTTGTTAAAGCAATAGCAAGAGGAATTAACACAATTTCAATGCTCATGAATTTACTCCTTCCTTACATAATCTAGTTCCAGCAACATATGTAAATCAATGGACTCTGCCATACCATTAGCAGATATACTTCCGTCAGGATGCAGCCGTATCTCGAGTTTATTCGGAATCAGTGGCAATGATGATTCCAGATGTTTATAAACATCCGTCAGAAATCGATAGTTTTGATTTTTCGATCCAATCCAAGGGCGGCTGAGATCATGTTGAGCCTGGATATAAGGACCGTCTATTAACAAATCCGTTTCTTTTAATAATCTGTGCCATTCTCGATTCGGCGATCTCAAGATCATTTCATATTCATAGCCGGTAAACGTAACAACTGATAAATTCATTTTTTTTATCTTCTGCGCCAGGATACTTAATTCCTTTGCCTGACTAAAAGGCTCGCCTCCTAAAAAAGTGACACCTTCAAGTTCAGTGGCTGTCTCTAAAGTATTTTTTATTTCCATTAAGATTTCGTCAATATCTTTTGTATAGCCTCCGTTGGAATCCCAGGTATGAGGATTAAAACACCCTTCACAACGTATCGGGCACCCTTGAACCCAAATAGAATACCTTAATCCCGGACCTTCTACTCTTGTTCTTTTTTCTATTCTTGAAATTCTTAGTGAAGGCAAATAGATAACCTCCTTAATAGGTGTGTAAATCATAATTATTAAAATAATAGACTGGTAATAAAGTCTGAAACCAAATATTTTTTTCTGAATACTCAGTTATATATTACCATAAAAATAATCCCGTTGAATCATGAACTAGTAAATATTTACACATAAAAAGAAGTAAATTCTTAGCCTTGAAGGACTCAGCATAACAGGAAAAGATTATTTGGCTTACAAATTACTTCAATTTTTCCATGTTATAACATGTCTTTCTAACTATATTTCTATCAGTAATTCAAATTGAGCAGATCCTATTTTCGGGCGAATAATAAAGATTAGGGATAGTATTTTATACATATATTGAAATAATTAACTAAGAGTGTAATTTTACTCCAAATAATTATTATTAAAGAATTAATAAGTTTATGTAAAAATAAGCCTAAAGAACTACAAAATTTAACATTTAGTAATTTCTTGAAATAAAAATCAAGAAATTATTATATCATCTACAATTATATGGATAAAAATACCTATATATTAATCTTGAATCCAAGGTGTTTATAGGGAAAAAACCACAGACAAAATTCGACAATTCTAATCCTTGATTTGACGGGATTAAAGAGCCATGGTAGTAAATAAATAGGATAAAAAAGTTTTAAAAAATTGTATGGTTTACTGGAATTAAAAGCTTTTTTGAATATAGTCGGAAATCCCTTGGTCACTCTTTCTTATTATCATCTGTTATAACGTTTTTACACATGAGTTGAAAGGAGCATACATTTGAAAAAAATACGAATGCTTAGTTCAGTAATGATGGTTATCTTGTTAGGGGGATGCGTAATGGGGCAGGGGCCGGTAAGCGAAAAAGATACAGGAAACAAAATACCAAATACAAGGGCATTTCAAGATGAATTTACAAGAGAATTTATAGAATCCCCTAAGGAAGTACAAGAAGGGTATTATCGATTTAAATCACGTACTGGGGGATACAGCATGCTGTATCCGAAAAACGCTGTGGTTTCCGATGCTGGGTATGAAAAAAATAAAGACTTCTTTGAAACCTTAAGTTTTGGTGAACAGGTTAAAGAAGAAAATCTCTCTTTTTACTATAAAATGACCTTTGAGGATCGAACGAAAACAAATGATATTGATATTAATCTTACTTTGCTGTCTGAATATGCTGGATATGAAGGTGAATATGAAACCTTCGAACATGATGGGAAAACGTATTATTATGCTAAGGATACTTCAACGGAAGATAAAGTAACGTATTACAGTTTTTTTAGTTACATAAAACCGAAAAACAGTGATAAGGCATTGAGTTTTTTTGTAGATAGTACTTGTACCAAACAAAGTAAGAAATGTAATTTAAAGCCGGAAGAACTTGAAGAAAAGTTTCTGTCCATGATGAAATCAGTAAATTTCTCAGAATAGCGTGGTATGAAGGAGATGTATGAATGGAAAAAAATGAAATCCT
The DNA window shown above is from Neobacillus sp. WH10 and carries:
- a CDS encoding RNA polymerase sigma factor, whose protein sequence is MQDEEYMRQLSLGIDTAFDTLVFRYHKPLFGYIYRLLHDEKLAEDIVQETFLKIYQQGLKGFVPDQFKPWMYKIATNTCKDYWRKPTSRLEYVTDKDIEEKGRVHHIIDHQLERQWMVESLNQLSLDYRTVLYLRFYQGLKYSEIALALDISINTVKTRITRGLKQLENILVTDERKGAEGIE
- a CDS encoding ATP-binding cassette domain-containing protein, translated to MRITLNNVEHSMEDTTCLSSISCSFTKGITYVVGKNGAGKSTLLKLLTTSIQPGHGEINYTLLVRDEQIGTYRRKLDIEEIRRIIGFLPQHFTGHMDMTVERYVKYIAYHKGIPRELVKKTVEHWLKESNLTQIKKRKIRQLSGGQRQKVGLIQALINLPRICILDEPFEGLDIEEQLYFQRVIRRLSYHSIIIISTHLVDKIQQSSEDKLLHLSEGKLAYFGGMEALEAVTQGLQE
- a CDS encoding YitT family protein, producing the protein MKKTTTDIIFIIIGAFLFALGVNLFVIPNEFGEGGVTGITIITYYLFEWSPGLVNLILNAFLLIIGYKFLNKITTIYTIIAVVFNSLFLHLTEGWNIASNELMVNAIFGGIFVGVGIGLIIRVGGTTAGTTILARITHKYLGWSISYGLLFFDLIVAFSSYFIIGAEKLMLTIIMLYVGTKVMEFVIEGLNPKKAITIISDKPNDIAEQVTTSMDRGVTVYSGHGYYTKTPKEILYIVISKQEVIKLKRIVQSTDPNAFIAIHDVRDVFGEGFIDISKA
- a CDS encoding DUF2997 domain-containing protein; the protein is MEEKIQIRILPDGRIQAETLGIKGEKCTDYIMILENLLNAQAVQAEYTKEFYETEQVSQQQTEQISFKNINK
- a CDS encoding AAA family ATPase, yielding MATGKQARTRTLLANLLKARFPYLYIQTWEEDRVLSLIRSVAQDTELIKTPREVFTWRMTNGIQDHSRQTVGDCKQPLKALEFIEKHDRPCIVVLQDFHVYFGGQGRLPDFQVIRKLRDILGKIKQSPSPINVIFTSPFLMIPEDLHKDITIVDFDLPSFNEIQAVLDEMIQINQQSGRIQISLTNEEKERLAKAALGLTLSEAENAFARAMVEDGKLDIHDVEIILEEKEQIIKKTGILEFITSDLKIEDVGGLENLKRWLAKRNKSWLDSARKYGLPAPKGVLITGVPGCGKSLISKSISSMWQLPLLRLDMGKIFSGIVGSSEENMRKAIKTAEAISPSILWIDEIEKGFSGISNGGDSGISSRIFGQFLTWMQEKTSPVFVIATANNISGLPPELMRKGRFDEIFFVDLPTLRERKEILKVHIHKRIKDPEVMGYFKLTDEVLESLAKQCEGFVGAEIEHLVIDALFEAYSGNRSISLEDFERAISNTVPLSVTQAEQIRQIREWANVRAVAATPQEDRKEYIKETVMVPDNGQAPDYTDDVRFNRGGRTIDF
- a CDS encoding helix-hairpin-helix domain-containing protein; the encoded protein is MAKNYTDRGKTWELANSWWILLTFPPIGMTSFIAFLYTGIKVKNQRWRIYGFIYLAVFILVLVLSDPDIVAGIALVLWIVSIVHAFKIRPAYLVQLDVLKSHENELINQEVSKLRQEAEAKFGGVNRLQTQPPQPKRDNRPEIDTSSQVIPQIQPGVTEHKEVKKININLAPEAEIAAIPEIGIILAKKAVVKRQEIGGFQSFEQFAQIMGLQEHTFEKVKPRLVFSEGENNKEQVTSGRVIDF
- a CDS encoding DUF1257 domain-containing protein translates to MSIEIVLIPLAIALTKEIAEGISNFSEENNKDFTILDTRMKDESLLKQALEEWSCSFREVGALDSLQQLHENEVSFMMNKEGCYSLVLPKSADKNSFQEWIEKVETSYTHYLQQKVYLNLVEKAKQQGMILENEDLLEDHSIQLTYILNR
- a CDS encoding 4Fe-4S single cluster domain-containing protein; this encodes MPSLRISRIEKRTRVEGPGLRYSIWVQGCPIRCEGCFNPHTWDSNGGYTKDIDEILMEIKNTLETATELEGVTFLGGEPFSQAKELSILAQKIKKMNLSVVTFTGYEYEMILRSPNREWHRLLKETDLLIDGPYIQAQHDLSRPWIGSKNQNYRFLTDVYKHLESSLPLIPNKLEIRLHPDGSISANGMAESIDLHMLLELDYVRKE